The proteins below come from a single Branchiostoma floridae strain S238N-H82 chromosome 5, Bfl_VNyyK, whole genome shotgun sequence genomic window:
- the LOC118416716 gene encoding ankyrin repeat and SOCS box protein 13-like isoform X7, whose translation MTLFFHTSCLVRALAVPGSWADRSPLHDAACYGRVLALKTLLDQGACANLSTIDSVTPLHEACLGGHAVCAKMLISAGAQVNARNIDGSTPLCDACSRGSVSCINLLLSHGAEVNPSLITASPLHEAVLRGHQECVDILIENGARIEHTDCHHGTPLHVACVRGHVDCAKSLLLAGANPNATKNHETPLHYAAQNNYTAVIQVLVEHGANITALNQNGKRALHLTAEDSEARQLLFYVEGHVESLKQLCRLTIRQSVGAGRLEYLSSLKLPDLMLNFLCHR comes from the exons ATGACTTTGTTCTTTCACACATCTTGTTTGGTGCGAGCACTGGCTGTCCCAG GGTCATGGGCTGACCGCTCACCTCTGCACGACGCTGCGTGTTACGGCCGTGTCCTGGCGCTGAAGACCCTGCTGGACCAGGGAGCGTGTGCTAACCTCAGCACCATTGACTCGGTCACTCCGCTACACGAGGCATGTTTGGGCGGACATGCAGTCTGTGCCAAAATGCTCATCTCTGCAGGAGCTCAG GTAAATGCCAGAAACATAGACGGCAGTACGCCGCTGTGTGATGCGTGCTCACGTGGAAGTGTTTCCTGTATCAACCTGCTGCTGTCTCACGGTGCTGAAGTCAACCCGAGTCTCATCACTGCATCACCACTACATGAGGCTGTGCTCAGAG GACACCAGGAATGTGTAGACATCCTCATAGAGAATGGCGCCAGGATAGAGCACAccgactgtcaccatggtacaCCTCTACATGTAGCATGTGTCAGGGGTCACGTGGATTGTGCCAAGTCTCTTCTTCTAGCAG GTGCTAACCCCAATGCCACAAAGAACCATGAAACTCCACTGCACTATGCAGCACAGAATAACTACACTGCTGTGATCCAAGTCCTAGTGGAACATGGTGCCAATATCACAGCACTGAATCAGAATGGCAAGAGAGCTCTTCACCTTACTGCAGAGGACAGTGAAGCCAGACAACTTCTGTTTTATGTTGAAG GCCATGTAGAGAGCCTGAAGCAGCTGTGCAGACTGACCATCAGGCAGAGTGTTGGAGCAGGCAGGCTCGAGTATCTCAGCTCACTCAAGCTACCGGACCTCATGCTAAACTTTCTGTGTCACAGATAG
- the LOC118416716 gene encoding ankyrin repeat and SOCS box protein 13-like isoform X2: MTAVIAGDMGPDQDVCDRDTSPKMLTCLIDAPDDLYLKKRNHFRCYQGSWADRSPLHDAACYGRVLALKTLLDQGACANLSTIDSVTPLHEACLGGHAVCAKMLISAGAQVNARNIDGSTPLCDACSRGSVSCINLLLSHGAEVNPSLITASPLHEAVLRGHQECVDILIENGARIEHTDCHHGTPLHVACVRGHVDCAKSLLLAGANPNATKNHETPLHYAAQNNYTAVIQVLVEHGANITALNQNGKRALHLTAEDSEARQLLFYVEGHVESLKQLCRLTIRQSVGAGRLEYLSSLKLPDLMLNFLCHR; this comes from the exons ATGACGGCTGTCATCGCTGGAGATATGGGACCAGACCAAGATGTCTGCGATCGGGACACGTCTCCGAAGATGTTAACATGTCTCATAGACGCTCCGGATGATTTGTACTTAAAGAAACGAAATCACTTCCGGTGTTATCAAG GGTCATGGGCTGACCGCTCACCTCTGCACGACGCTGCGTGTTACGGCCGTGTCCTGGCGCTGAAGACCCTGCTGGACCAGGGAGCGTGTGCTAACCTCAGCACCATTGACTCGGTCACTCCGCTACACGAGGCATGTTTGGGCGGACATGCAGTCTGTGCCAAAATGCTCATCTCTGCAGGAGCTCAG GTAAATGCCAGAAACATAGACGGCAGTACGCCGCTGTGTGATGCGTGCTCACGTGGAAGTGTTTCCTGTATCAACCTGCTGCTGTCTCACGGTGCTGAAGTCAACCCGAGTCTCATCACTGCATCACCACTACATGAGGCTGTGCTCAGAG GACACCAGGAATGTGTAGACATCCTCATAGAGAATGGCGCCAGGATAGAGCACAccgactgtcaccatggtacaCCTCTACATGTAGCATGTGTCAGGGGTCACGTGGATTGTGCCAAGTCTCTTCTTCTAGCAG GTGCTAACCCCAATGCCACAAAGAACCATGAAACTCCACTGCACTATGCAGCACAGAATAACTACACTGCTGTGATCCAAGTCCTAGTGGAACATGGTGCCAATATCACAGCACTGAATCAGAATGGCAAGAGAGCTCTTCACCTTACTGCAGAGGACAGTGAAGCCAGACAACTTCTGTTTTATGTTGAAG GCCATGTAGAGAGCCTGAAGCAGCTGTGCAGACTGACCATCAGGCAGAGTGTTGGAGCAGGCAGGCTCGAGTATCTCAGCTCACTCAAGCTACCGGACCTCATGCTAAACTTTCTGTGTCACAGATAG
- the LOC118416716 gene encoding ankyrin repeat and SOCS box protein 13-like isoform X6 — MMEFVASNRLMAIEPPGGSWADRSPLHDAACYGRVLALKTLLDQGACANLSTIDSVTPLHEACLGGHAVCAKMLISAGAQVNARNIDGSTPLCDACSRGSVSCINLLLSHGAEVNPSLITASPLHEAVLRGHQECVDILIENGARIEHTDCHHGTPLHVACVRGHVDCAKSLLLAGANPNATKNHETPLHYAAQNNYTAVIQVLVEHGANITALNQNGKRALHLTAEDSEARQLLFYVEGHVESLKQLCRLTIRQSVGAGRLEYLSSLKLPDLMLNFLCHR; from the exons GGTCATGGGCTGACCGCTCACCTCTGCACGACGCTGCGTGTTACGGCCGTGTCCTGGCGCTGAAGACCCTGCTGGACCAGGGAGCGTGTGCTAACCTCAGCACCATTGACTCGGTCACTCCGCTACACGAGGCATGTTTGGGCGGACATGCAGTCTGTGCCAAAATGCTCATCTCTGCAGGAGCTCAG GTAAATGCCAGAAACATAGACGGCAGTACGCCGCTGTGTGATGCGTGCTCACGTGGAAGTGTTTCCTGTATCAACCTGCTGCTGTCTCACGGTGCTGAAGTCAACCCGAGTCTCATCACTGCATCACCACTACATGAGGCTGTGCTCAGAG GACACCAGGAATGTGTAGACATCCTCATAGAGAATGGCGCCAGGATAGAGCACAccgactgtcaccatggtacaCCTCTACATGTAGCATGTGTCAGGGGTCACGTGGATTGTGCCAAGTCTCTTCTTCTAGCAG GTGCTAACCCCAATGCCACAAAGAACCATGAAACTCCACTGCACTATGCAGCACAGAATAACTACACTGCTGTGATCCAAGTCCTAGTGGAACATGGTGCCAATATCACAGCACTGAATCAGAATGGCAAGAGAGCTCTTCACCTTACTGCAGAGGACAGTGAAGCCAGACAACTTCTGTTTTATGTTGAAG GCCATGTAGAGAGCCTGAAGCAGCTGTGCAGACTGACCATCAGGCAGAGTGTTGGAGCAGGCAGGCTCGAGTATCTCAGCTCACTCAAGCTACCGGACCTCATGCTAAACTTTCTGTGTCACAGATAG
- the LOC118416716 gene encoding ankyrin repeat and SOCS box protein 13-like isoform X8, whose amino-acid sequence MLKRHNLMCVTGDMGSWADRSPLHDAACYGRVLALKTLLDQGACANLSTIDSVTPLHEACLGGHAVCAKMLISAGAQVNARNIDGSTPLCDACSRGSVSCINLLLSHGAEVNPSLITASPLHEAVLRGHQECVDILIENGARIEHTDCHHGTPLHVACVRGHVDCAKSLLLAGANPNATKNHETPLHYAAQNNYTAVIQVLVEHGANITALNQNGKRALHLTAEDSEARQLLFYVEGHVESLKQLCRLTIRQSVGAGRLEYLSSLKLPDLMLNFLCHR is encoded by the exons GGTCATGGGCTGACCGCTCACCTCTGCACGACGCTGCGTGTTACGGCCGTGTCCTGGCGCTGAAGACCCTGCTGGACCAGGGAGCGTGTGCTAACCTCAGCACCATTGACTCGGTCACTCCGCTACACGAGGCATGTTTGGGCGGACATGCAGTCTGTGCCAAAATGCTCATCTCTGCAGGAGCTCAG GTAAATGCCAGAAACATAGACGGCAGTACGCCGCTGTGTGATGCGTGCTCACGTGGAAGTGTTTCCTGTATCAACCTGCTGCTGTCTCACGGTGCTGAAGTCAACCCGAGTCTCATCACTGCATCACCACTACATGAGGCTGTGCTCAGAG GACACCAGGAATGTGTAGACATCCTCATAGAGAATGGCGCCAGGATAGAGCACAccgactgtcaccatggtacaCCTCTACATGTAGCATGTGTCAGGGGTCACGTGGATTGTGCCAAGTCTCTTCTTCTAGCAG GTGCTAACCCCAATGCCACAAAGAACCATGAAACTCCACTGCACTATGCAGCACAGAATAACTACACTGCTGTGATCCAAGTCCTAGTGGAACATGGTGCCAATATCACAGCACTGAATCAGAATGGCAAGAGAGCTCTTCACCTTACTGCAGAGGACAGTGAAGCCAGACAACTTCTGTTTTATGTTGAAG GCCATGTAGAGAGCCTGAAGCAGCTGTGCAGACTGACCATCAGGCAGAGTGTTGGAGCAGGCAGGCTCGAGTATCTCAGCTCACTCAAGCTACCGGACCTCATGCTAAACTTTCTGTGTCACAGATAG
- the LOC118416716 gene encoding ankyrin repeat and SOCS box protein 13-like isoform X5, with product MALRLDGQDADLMFLGSWADRSPLHDAACYGRVLALKTLLDQGACANLSTIDSVTPLHEACLGGHAVCAKMLISAGAQVNARNIDGSTPLCDACSRGSVSCINLLLSHGAEVNPSLITASPLHEAVLRGHQECVDILIENGARIEHTDCHHGTPLHVACVRGHVDCAKSLLLAGANPNATKNHETPLHYAAQNNYTAVIQVLVEHGANITALNQNGKRALHLTAEDSEARQLLFYVEGHVESLKQLCRLTIRQSVGAGRLEYLSSLKLPDLMLNFLCHR from the exons GGTCATGGGCTGACCGCTCACCTCTGCACGACGCTGCGTGTTACGGCCGTGTCCTGGCGCTGAAGACCCTGCTGGACCAGGGAGCGTGTGCTAACCTCAGCACCATTGACTCGGTCACTCCGCTACACGAGGCATGTTTGGGCGGACATGCAGTCTGTGCCAAAATGCTCATCTCTGCAGGAGCTCAG GTAAATGCCAGAAACATAGACGGCAGTACGCCGCTGTGTGATGCGTGCTCACGTGGAAGTGTTTCCTGTATCAACCTGCTGCTGTCTCACGGTGCTGAAGTCAACCCGAGTCTCATCACTGCATCACCACTACATGAGGCTGTGCTCAGAG GACACCAGGAATGTGTAGACATCCTCATAGAGAATGGCGCCAGGATAGAGCACAccgactgtcaccatggtacaCCTCTACATGTAGCATGTGTCAGGGGTCACGTGGATTGTGCCAAGTCTCTTCTTCTAGCAG GTGCTAACCCCAATGCCACAAAGAACCATGAAACTCCACTGCACTATGCAGCACAGAATAACTACACTGCTGTGATCCAAGTCCTAGTGGAACATGGTGCCAATATCACAGCACTGAATCAGAATGGCAAGAGAGCTCTTCACCTTACTGCAGAGGACAGTGAAGCCAGACAACTTCTGTTTTATGTTGAAG GCCATGTAGAGAGCCTGAAGCAGCTGTGCAGACTGACCATCAGGCAGAGTGTTGGAGCAGGCAGGCTCGAGTATCTCAGCTCACTCAAGCTACCGGACCTCATGCTAAACTTTCTGTGTCACAGATAG